taaaatacctaggtCTCTTGAAAGTTAGGTGAATGTCTTTAGTTCTTCTAAGCTATGTTATATAAAATGttacataattaggtataggtacaaggAACTTTTAATGTTATACTACTGAACGCACCTGTTTTACAACAGGTACCGGAACAAGCTTCTCTATAGGATAAGGGACCTTTTTGAAGACCGGGTACGGCATAGGCTTCTCGACCGGCACGGTTAGTTCTCGAATAACCGGCACGGCGACCGGTTTGGGAATCGGAACTTTAACCGGATACGGCTGCGGCACCGGTACTACTACCGGATGTGGAACTTCTATCTGTAATTTGATTTGCAAACGAAAACTAAGTGCAATAGAACCACACCTAAAGATTATTATGTTTACGGAATAAATGAGAATTAGCCAGAATCAGTGAAAATTACAACAAATTGCAAAAGTAGGTATCCtgtatattacaataaaatcaagtacctatatgtatatacttaggtataataaataaagtgcAAAAGCAAGTAACAAACCAGGTGTCATGAATAATGCATCAATTTTTTCACGCCCCTTCAAACCTATTAATGAGGAAAAATTGAAGAAGACTAACTATATTGCCGCATACTTCTACAGGCAATTAAGTAACACGCGAAGTGCAAGAAAATCATAACGTGACATAAATTCCGAAGCCCATTTACATACGTAGTTTATTAGCAAAATAAATAACCATCTTCCTCTTCCAAACATCAcgaatacatttatttttttctttattattaagtatacgtatataatatgtaatatgcaATTAGAATTAAGGACCTATTTAAGGCAAGATAGCTGTTACAATCTTCCCATTAAAATTTTATGCTTGCCACGAACAATGGATCATGTATTATTAACTTCAAAACATAACATAGGAAACCTTCATATTATTCAAGACATGTTCTGCGTATTTAggtacatataggtacctaatgaaattaggtaggtactatcaatTACCTATGTGTCTACTTTATTTttgactaaatgatgcccgcgacttcatcacgTACCTAATccctcgggaactctttgatttcccgagataaaagtaaaactCATAGGATTTAATTTTCCATAgtgctatcgctgtaccaaattacgcCAAAATCTGTTAAATGGATAGGTCATGTAAAGGTAGCAGAtacacagacagacgcactaattttcatttataatataccAGTATAATACAaagtatagatataggtacaagtaCTTATCTATTTGGTCTTTTTTATGAACTTAATGGCCTGAAACTTTCTCTTGGATAAACCGATGGTAAAACTATACTTCGGTAAAAGAGCTTATTATCTTCCTCGGGTGCTGACTAACCATAGATCTACTTTGATTTTCATAGTATTGTGATTATCTATAAGTTGAATTCTGTTAGAACATGGTTAGAACTAAGAAATATTTGTGTAAAGAAAACTCGTAACATTATACATAGGTAATCAAACTGGAACACGGAGTTTAGTTTCATGATTTCACCGAGTAGGTGTAATCATATAGGCGCATCATCTGACTGGCCACGAGACGAGGAAAAATAGTGCGCGACGTCCGACGACGCTACTCACACGATCCGCATTCCATCTTCTCTTTTTTATTGATTAATTATATAAATCATGATCAAGCAGTGATGAAGGATTGCAAGCCAGACCAGTGCACATAGTGAATATCTTACATACCAATTTACGACACAGGAATTTACTTACCGGGTATGGCTTCGGAAATGGAACGTGAACTGGTTTTGGTTCTGATGCATATGAGTCATATTCACGAATGGAATCTCTAAGCTTTGCCTTCAGGAAATTCTGTTTCCACTTTGCTGCAAGCTTTTTATAATCAACGTCTTcatcaaaatatttataatttggCTTAAAGGACGGCACATAAGAAGGGTGCGATGTATCGTGATTTCTTAGGCCAAGTAAATCTTCTTCCGATTTATATCTGTTACTTGAATCTTTTGTCGGCCACTCGTATTGATCCCTACTTCTTACAGGTTTATATGGTTTATAGCTATCAGTAAAACTCAATTCACTTGGTTTATtatcaaaatacttttcaaaGTCGAAATTCGTTGGTCGCTTAGGAATATGTACGATATCGTCGTTACTTTCGTCGTTGAAAGAGGGTTTTTTAGGATGGCTTTTGTATGAAGAAAACTCACTATCCTTAAATATGTTTCCCCAGTTAGAGGACGAAGAAGGCGTTGTGAATAAATGTTTAAAAGAATTCAAGTAGTCTTCTGATAGTTTGTATTTGTTTTTTGGTATAGAAAATGCGTTGTCAGCATCAAAATTGTATGGAGATTTTATGTTTGTTGTTTTGAAAGTTGAATATTCTTTATCCGGGAATTGATAATCAACGAAATCCAGATTACTACCGGCTGGAACTATCTCATCTATGCTACTGTCAAAAGGTCTTTTTGGCAGTCCGGTTTCATACTTAAAACTAGTGTTACTATAATTCGTGGAATACTCATATCCTTTCATTGCATTACCGTGTTTATTAATCGAATTATTTTCTAGGCCAAAATTCACATGCTTGCTTTTAACATTATCTTTATAATCGTTTTTTAacctattctttttaaaattgtcaaTTGTTATGGGGTAATTTTCGGGAATATCTTCATTCTTATCTTTATAATCATTTTTTAACCTGTTGTTCTTAAAATTGTTATATGTTATGGGGTAATTTTCAGAAATATCTTCATTCTTGAAAGAATTTActtgtgatatagttttttcAACTGATTTCATATAGTTAGTTCTTTCATCCTTCAAGTTCCACTTATTGCTATTTGATTGCTCTTCTTTTTTTGATTGATCtttcaaattatatttattgttttcataTGGGTTTAAATTTTCATTACCAGCTACGTTGCCAAATATATCTAAGTTAAATGGCTTATGTATGGATTCTACAAACTTAGAATCTACGCTTGTTGGATAGTAATTTTTCACACCGGTGAAATCAACTACTCTCGGAAATTTTAGCGGCGAGGAATTCAAAGATGGTGATATTTTTACCACTTTTTCATCTTCAGATTGCCCAGATGAAAGAATATGATAATTGTTATTGTTACTCACGTTATCCCCAATAGCCGTATTCCCATTAATGACTGAAGaaacactattataaatgttaTAGTCCGTGTGATTTACATTactaaagtttttatttttacttttagaacTAATTTTAGTTCCATAAGTTGGAGAgttattgttataattattatttagttcaTATACTTCTTTTGTACCAGCATTCTTATTTTGATCACCATTTGTATCGTAATTTGGGGATGTAAAAAAGTTCATTGATACCGGTTGGTAAGATTTCACATGCGTTTCATAGCCATCACTGGTAACAGTATGAGAAGCTGCATCCGGCTGAGGATCGTAATAGCTGCCCAATCCCGTGGAATCTATGGATGATGGGAAAGCTGGAGCATATAACCGTGTAGAAGAAGAGTCCCGACTATTGCTCGTCAGGAAGCTAGCATAGTCGGGCGAACTCGGTACAAATCCGTCGTAAGCTCCGACATCTTTAAATCCAAAAGTTGAATATGTTACTACATTCGGCTGAGCGGGAGATTCGGTAGTTTCAAGGCTAATGCGCTTTTTCTTTGTCTTCTTCCCATTAACGTCGTGGAGCAAGGCAAATGTTACGAGAGATATGCAGATGAACTTGATATGCATGATGATCACTGGTGCGGAATGCGCGCTGTTCGCATTGTCCGCAGGCGTGGACAGTAGCTGGTGTCCAAGTAGCGACTGAACTAATGGGACGTCGAACGGTGTCGGTCCGCATCGGGGGTGCGAAGCCCGGAGCCGCCACTGACGTGACTCTCAGTCCTACGAAAATGAAAGCGTTCACGCTTGAAGAAACAGACAATTTTCCCCCGATCATTATCATTGTTTGCTAATATCattgaatacattttaataattatccATTGTCGCTATTATGCTCATGATTAATTTTTCGTGCACACTAAGACTTcctgtttaatatttttaacctGTAGCGAGACTTGGGAGTGGTATCATACGTCTATTCTAATTTTTCACTATATTTCACTCCGTATAGGTATACAAGTTGTGCTCATatcaaaactattttatttaacttcctTTTGAAATTGAAACACTTGAACCCTTCACTGTACTCGCatgctattatttttctttttcttactCCATTTGCACAATtgcattttattataagaagTAGTAACTATGCAGGTAGAAGAAGAATATAAGAAATTATATATAGGTAGGCCCAggcacattattataataaatttctTCATtgtagtaatgtgtattttatcaaaatcggttcaataaattaaaaacagatAGGTAAATGGGTGGTGCTAAGTATAAAATAGCTGCTAAGGTGGTACTAAGTATAAagctctgatagcctagtggttaggatgtccgccttctaatcggaggtcgggggttcgatcccgggcacgcacctctaaattttcggagttatgtgcgttttaattaattaaatatcacttgctttaacggtgaaggaaaacatcgtaaggaaacctgcatgcctgagagttacccataatgttctcaaagatgtgtgaagtctaccaatccgcacatggccagcgtggtagatagactatggccaaaacccttctcactctgagaggagacccgcgcactgtagtgagccggtgatgggttgatcatgatgatgatgatgaagtataaaatataaacaaacgaATATGCTAAAACACTTTTATTGGTCTATGTTTATTACCAAACTTTGATACATTTTCATTGTAAACTTTACGAAGAATTAAATCCCTTAACAGCTAGTTTAGTTACAtaatatcaaacaaaaaaatggcCACGACACACAGCTTTCAAGCGAATTCTTCACATCATGACGATGCCACTTTGTACTAAGTCATCTAAATATAACAAACAAAAGTTAACCTCaaagaaataaaatacctaatagagAAAAGACAAGGGAGTGAAAGGATAACAAgtggaattttttttaaagttttgttcCAGTGAGAATCATCATCCTACAAAATATAACTCTACTTTTAGGTCTAACTAATACTCTGAAAGTACTCAacaacatttataataataaataggcaCAATGGAGAGAAAATagtattttaatgtttattttcacTAACTGAAAAGATCAAACTATTATTGTTTGTCTAACagtaatatctaaataatattgtttgttAGTATGCGGCTTTATTGAAATGTTGATGGAATGTTTGCCGTACAACGTTAAGTGTTCATCAGAAATTTTGGCTAACCGATTATTGTAGTTTGACGAAAAAGTTTAATCGTTTACGGGCGACACAGGCTagccaattaaattaaaagtatcTATAGAAGgactatttcaaacaaaaatcgcGTTCTATGAAGCTGCCAAATTAGCAGGTATGACCTTAAACTGAACATGAAGTTTTAAGCGTAAAGCGTAATGAGTTGCAAAACCCGTACAAAAATTTATTCGGAATTATCCGTCTAGTGCGATATAAGTAATTGGGCTAGCCCTTTGCTAAACTTTCTTCTGCAGAAATTGATTTAGTATTAATTCTTTGATAACTGATCTTTTGTGAGTTTTTCATAAGATCTGAAAGGAGAAAATTTGACCAACcctataaataaaatcaaatttttacCCTTTTCTTATAGAAAGTTTAAACGATTGGAAAGAGACAAAATAAAGAATCagatgtaaataaattaaaaaatatatatctaagtaggttttttatagatatttgtAGTGAGGATTGATGAGTTCACCTAACAATCAATAAGAGTTTACAGACTAGAAAGAAGTTATCTTAAATTATGCTGTAGGCTATATTTTAATGGTCTTAGAGATTCTCTAAttagatgtaggtacatacgCTATCGTTAAACACAGACGCTGCAGCCAAAATGTTTTctcaattttaaagtaaaaaaaaataacgtatAAACGTAAATCAGGAAAATATCGAttacttttaaatcattttttaaaatatccaaaCTTTTTAGAGATTGCTATATTTGAGGTCTGTACAAAGAAGTATGTACTTAAGTATTGTTCCGGCTTACAATATGTTTAATTGCGTcatttatataaattctatacttaatattaagtataatattattaagtgatATATACTTAATTTAGGCCGATGTAGAGAAGTCATACTttggtattaggtatattttgactACAGCttctgttataaaaatattattgcttttTTGTGGGAATGACTACACACTATTTAGAAATATTAGAGAAATAGGCTCTATaggttttacataaaaatacaaaaatatgttttcatttCTATCACTTTCATGAACACGTCGATATCAAATCATCAAACTGGACAACTATTCAATAAATCCGGGAGAGTAACATTAAAAATGGTATGGGAATATATTTGTATGTAGAAGTAagattttgttactaaatacttataatacaacTCCTACCTTTTTGTGATaaatatgatatttttaatttaacccCTATACCTAAGTCATAATGTAATTCCCAACATCTAACTACTTACtataagtaattattgttataaaatagTTGCTAAAAATGAATGATGATAACCTATATTTAGTGAAAGACCTACAGAAGTAATAAGGTGCTTAACAAGAATAGTAAACGCCTACAAATGAGTTTAATGATGATTTTTAAGTGTGACGTTAAAAagtttagaaaaatatttatttctcttGTTGAAGACGACGATACCCTTATTGTTTCAGCTCAAGCAGTCGATTCCTCAGTCAATGGtttatttcaaaaacataataCATCAAAATACATTAAacaaattgataataatatgtcaatctacctacctacttacttttaaagCATCTTGAGAATGGAAATGaccttattaaaattttcaatgaTTGAGCCAATCGAAATTACTTATTATagtagaaacaaaaaaatagaTACACTGGCACTACACAGgtaagtttaaattttaaaaggtCACTTTCGTTCCGAAGCTGCTATCtactaattttaaatacatttaaaaacgTAAACAATCCAATAGTTATATCAAAATGTACCAAATAATTAGCATCATTCCTAATTTATTATACACAATTAAACTAAACATTTTTGTGACACTTAGTGACTTAGTTTCGatgacaaataataaaaaccaaccTCCTATCTACCTAAACATATAAATAATACGTAATCAAACAATTACAAGTTTTGCAACCTAAGCATATATCCCTACAATCTACCTCAACGCACACTCGCTTCCAATCCATAAATGTATACAATATCatcaaagaaactaaaaccaacaaaatgtttcatttcaaaattttcatTGATGGCTGTTTTAACGCGCCAAATGCATGAAGTGTagctactttttaaaatttcgtTTGAAGTTTGTTCATGCGATAACAGATGGCGCTAAGGCTAAAATCaaaagaataatatttttttcagctcgTCGAAATAATTGAATGATTTATAACTAAATAGTGTTCTTAAGATCAAATAGCGACTTTTAAGTGAAAGTGGGTTAATCCCTATTTTTAGCAACCATAGGGCGTGCTCTGCATAGACACACACAGCAACAAGGATAGAACGTTACTATCTTTGCTATCAAATCATACAAAAGCCACCAACTTGCAATAAAATACCAAGACCCATATGGAACAGACGAAACAAATACAGAACAATTTAATCCAATAGTGTGGCTGGCACGCCAATTTTAGTCGCTTCTATGTAACAATTAACATCGCATTCATGTTTTCCCATAATATGGTGTATCTGTCAAATCATGTCATGTCAATCTGTAATCTGTTGAtaggttacttagcaacgttgttgtTTGTCAAATCTTCTTCTTTGACAAGTAACAACGATGCTAAGTCATcgaaatattacataactatagattgatttttaatttaagcCGTTCTTGATTTGAAACAAAATCGTTAATTTTAATGCGCGGAGGCGGCGGGAGATGGCGTTGGCGCCGCGTGTCGTAAGCGCGCGCGCACTTCTTGTAGTGTAGGGTTCGTGCCGGATTCGATTTCTTCCGTGTTTTGTTCCGCCTGTTCGAGCCGCCTAGCACGTTCTGCGATCGCCCTTTCTAGTTCTGGAATAAAAGGAATGATATCTTATTAACACCAGTCTACAAAACCTACAATATACAAAAACTTagtcaataggtaggtaaataaaaaatccctaccaactaatattataacactACTACgattaatataaatgcgaaatgtatCTGTCTGTTACCATTTCACGGTCTGTCCTTTTAAacgtttttgacgaaatttggtacagcgatataggtacttagcttgAATTTCGAGGACGGACAAGGACATGGCTACATTTTGTTCCGAAAAgacaaagaatttccacgggatttaaaaaaaaacctaaatatacgcggatgaagtcgcaagaattattaattagtagataataataaatagagaTAATAGGCAGTCCGTATAGATAAAATAGTAAATTTTCCAAGATTACAAGAACCACGTCACACTCACAGCAAGTTGCGTGACCCGGCCAAAGTGATATATAGTGTCATACAAAATGAAACAGGCCCGACACGGAATTTTTTTTCGGTATCATATTAGCTTAAATTGATTCGattgatttagatttattacacttacatattttaatctttatttaaagAGCTTGGTCGATCAAGGTatttgtagcaccagaggagccgccgatgcgttgccggccttttaggaatcggcggcggctcactacagagcacgggtctctcagaatgagaagggttttgtttgaccatagtctaccacgctggccagttacgaattggcagacatcacatacatttgagaatattatggagaactcttaggtatacaggttccctcacgatgttttccttctgcaccgttaaagcaaatgatatttaattatttaaaacgcacataacttcgaaaagtgagaggtgcgctcccgggatcgaacccccgacctccaatcaggaggtggacgtcctaaccagtagTTAAGCGCAGGTTCTA
This genomic window from Maniola hyperantus chromosome 5, iAphHyp1.2, whole genome shotgun sequence contains:
- the LOC117982527 gene encoding hybrid signal transduction histidine kinase M-like isoform X2 yields the protein MHIKFICISLVTFALLHDVNGKKTKKKRISLETTESPAQPNVVTYSTFGFKDVGAYDGFVPSSPDYASFLTSNSRDSSSTRLYAPAFPSSIDSTGLGSYYDPQPDAASHTVTSDGYETHVKSYQPVSMNFFTSPNYDTNGDQNKNAGTKEVYELNNNYNNNSPTYGTKISSKSKNKNFSNVNHTDYNIYNSVSSVINGNTAIGDNVSNNNNYHILSSGQSEDEKVVKISPSLNSSPLKFPRVVDFTGVKNYYPTSVDSKFVESIHKPFNLDIFGNVAGNENLNPYENNKYNLKDQSKKEEQSNSNKWNLKDERTNYMKSVEKTISQVNSFKNEDISENYPITYNNFKNNRLKNDYKDNVKSKHVNFGLENNSINKHGNAMKGYEYSTNYSNTSFKYETGLPKRPFDSSIDEIVPAGSNLDFVDYQFPDKEYSTFKTTNIKSPYNFDADNAFSIPKNKYKLSEDYLNSFKHLFTTPSSSSNWGNIFKDSEFSSYKSHPKKPSFNDESNDDIVHIPKRPTNFDFEKYFDNKPSELSFTDSYKPYKPVRSRDQYEWPTKDSSNRYKSEEDLLGLRNHDTSHPSYVPSFKPNYKYFDEDVDYKKLAAKWKQNFLKAKLRDSIREYDSYASEPKPVHVPFPKPYPIEVPHPVVVPVPQPYPVKVPIPKPVAVPVIRELTVPVEKPMPYPVFKKVPYPIEKLVPVPVVKQVPVPVVKPYPVHIPQIRPVFHHTKSHDDREIDPDEEEYIPRPDAKRPSNKRPKNTRNRQRPLSSSKRPSRAPYNQDRSRRRIPNRRPTSYPDQRQRRPYPSELHSPQRYRDDFDEYDSDSDFERYCRRTGKC
- the LOC117982527 gene encoding probable serine/threonine-protein kinase DDB_G0282963 isoform X1; the protein is MHIKFICISLVTFALLHDVNGKKTKKKRISLETTESPAQPNVVTYSTFGFKDVGAYDGFVPSSPDYASFLTSNSRDSSSTRLYAPAFPSSIDSTGLGSYYDPQPDAASHTVTSDGYETHVKSYQPVSMNFFTSPNYDTNGDQNKNAGTKEVYELNNNYNNNSPTYGTKISSKSKNKNFSNVNHTDYNIYNSVSSVINGNTAIGDNVSNNNNYHILSSGQSEDEKVVKISPSLNSSPLKFPRVVDFTGVKNYYPTSVDSKFVESIHKPFNLDIFGNVAGNENLNPYENNKYNLKDQSKKEEQSNSNKWNLKDERTNYMKSVEKTISQVNSFKNEDISENYPITYNNFKNNRLKNDYKDKNEDIPENYPITIDNFKKNRLKNDYKDNVKSKHVNFGLENNSINKHGNAMKGYEYSTNYSNTSFKYETGLPKRPFDSSIDEIVPAGSNLDFVDYQFPDKEYSTFKTTNIKSPYNFDADNAFSIPKNKYKLSEDYLNSFKHLFTTPSSSSNWGNIFKDSEFSSYKSHPKKPSFNDESNDDIVHIPKRPTNFDFEKYFDNKPSELSFTDSYKPYKPVRSRDQYEWPTKDSSNRYKSEEDLLGLRNHDTSHPSYVPSFKPNYKYFDEDVDYKKLAAKWKQNFLKAKLRDSIREYDSYASEPKPVHVPFPKPYPIEVPHPVVVPVPQPYPVKVPIPKPVAVPVIRELTVPVEKPMPYPVFKKVPYPIEKLVPVPVVKQVPVPVVKPYPVHIPQIRPVFHHTKSHDDREIDPDEEEYIPRPDAKRPSNKRPKNTRNRQRPLSSSKRPSRAPYNQDRSRRRIPNRRPTSYPDQRQRRPYPSELHSPQRYRDDFDEYDSDSDFERYCRRTGKC
- the LOC117982527 gene encoding putative uncharacterized protein DDB_G0282499 isoform X3 — protein: MHIKFICISLVTFALLHDVNGKKTKKKRISLETTESPAQPNVVTYSTFGFKDVGAYDGFVPSSPDYASFLTSNSRDSSSTRLYAPAFPSSIDSTGLGSYYDPQPDAASHTVTSDGYETHVKSYQPVSMNFFTSPNYDTNGDQNKNAGTKEVYELNNNYNNNSPTYGTKISSKSKNKNFSNVNHTDYNIYNSVSSVINGNTAIGDNVSNNNNYHILSSGQSEDEKVVKISPSLNSSPLKFPRVVDFTGVKNYYPTSVDSKFVESIHKPFNLDIFGNVAGNENLNPYENNKYNLKDQSKKEEQSNSNKWNLKDERTNYMKSVEKTISQVNSFKNEDISENYPITYNNFKNNRLKNDYKDKNEDIPENYPITIDNFKKNRLKNDYKDNVKSKHVNFGLENNSINKHGNAMKGYEYSTNYSNTSFKYETGLPKRPFDSSIDEIVPAGSNLDFVDYQFPDKEYSTFKTTNIKSPYNFDADNAFSIPKNKYKLSEDYLNSFKHLFTTPSSSSNWGNIFKDSEFSSYKSHPKKPSFNDESNDDIVHIPKRPTNFDFEKYFDNKPSELSFTDSYKPYKPVRSRDQYEWPTKDSSNRYKSEEDLLGLRNHDTSHPSYVPSFKPNYKYFDEDVDYKKLAAKWKQNFLKAKLRDSIREYDSYASEPKPVHVPFPKPYPVPVPVVKPYPVHIPQIRPVFHHTKSHDDREIDPDEEEYIPRPDAKRPSNKRPKNTRNRQRPLSSSKRPSRAPYNQDRSRRRIPNRRPTSYPDQRQRRPYPSELHSPQRYRDDFDEYDSDSDFERYCRRTGKC